In the genome of Bradysia coprophila strain Holo2 unplaced genomic scaffold, BU_Bcop_v1 contig_232, whole genome shotgun sequence, one region contains:
- the LOC119077071 gene encoding collagen alpha-1(IV) chain isoform X2, whose translation MRISAGLLGLGKQTPARKVIILGTVIVLLSLINRSDGKVCNTTVCDCKGQKGRRGDVGPSGFPGVEGQPGDIGLDGPMGPRGDYGDGGEFGAQGEKGFRGDSGRRGEHGMPGMPGSPGGSGLRGIPGLDGCNGTKGSDGPHGIPGRPGERGLPGESGPQGPRGDAGDGGINSKGNKGSRGEPGLDGLSGQGGHDGLAGPKGYEGIPGQPGYPGEPGYQGERGEDAEQVPILLAKGVKGAPGPRGTKGEAYDGMLIENPPEVTIKGIAGEKGDRGLPGDKGFPGDLGYDGLKGERGFRGYKGDEGDAGDRGKTGKEGLPGPSGEKGSKGAPGFAGLDGADGEKGERGELGYDGVPGIQGIPGLPGLYDPSLDEISVGPIGSQGDVGEIGDRGMNGVPGQPGRRGAMGLPGPPGDPGLDGRPGRKGTSVHGQVGDQGETGPPGQIGTPGFPGPIGRKGQMGFPGSSLSGPKGFGGSPGRPGANAFAGDRGEAGLPGDKGLPGIGFNITGPPGPDGLPGRRGAPGNPGYDGLYGIKGDKGFRGDDCGICPAGQRGLKGDAGVMGRMGLDGIPGMRGRPGPRGIKGAMGQIGRSGDKGMPGRPGADGEPGREGRKGLKGIIEYSGKRIEPERGDYGDEGWPGVQGADGDVGPDGFPGFAGEIGEKGDAGADGLTGLPGRDGAPGRDGRPGRPGEDARTPKYLLAGERGLDGLHGATGEPGSKGTKGQRGEPSAPRQYDLRGAKGDKGEVGPIGLQGYPGQHGPVGAVGFPGPYGEPGPAGISIAGPEGFKGYPGIMGDHGPTGASGEDGIDGIEGTDGLSGLKGQRGEPGRSILPGEMGIDGDVGLAGLPGDKGYPGQYGNRGRSGARGGKGELGSQGPDGLIGIKGRKGARGDILYGDVGEPGPPGADGRVAPWGLKGKKGDDGWPGMIGAPGIKGDIGFPGNAGLQGDMGEAGNLGEPGLQGYRGPDGEPGPQGDFGFPGRPGRRGFNGPVGVPGLKGERGDAGLPGLSGRPGRDGRKGDRGDFGYFGLIGEKGEASFSGAKGEVGESGRVGMPGDFGDQGFPGIKGKRGAPGPDGENGLIGEAGLQGDKGSPGLPGSIALVYVPQGEKGDEGAIGLPGARGEPGRQGARGIPGKQGAPGDFGPQGDFGEDGLNGLVGVQGDKGLRGLRGLASAFAEAGEAGTPGFDGFPGQQGIQGPKGAPGDYGDDGQPGMIGLPGTSSDGIKGQRGDEGLQGPPGRSGLTGLPGPMGLRGEIGFKGEQGYSGPSIKGERGDEGFEGQIGKSGEDGLFGLEGDRGLPGFTGPRGPIGPKGLQGDQGWHGIDGVDGVKGIKGERGYTRPYELAPRGEPGFDGIPGLKGMQGDEGPAGYPGRIGITGLQGYQGEVGEIGLDGLEGIKGERGYPGPPGQPGLHGYRGPKGFRGDDAPSPPQAKSRGFIFTRHSQSVNIPDCPINTNKLWEGYSMASVIGASRTVGQDLGQAGSCMLKFSTMPFMFCDIGNVCSYAENNDDSLWLSTPEPMPMSMTPIDAREMNRYISRCSVCETNTRIIAIHSQSMTIPDCPSGWEEMWIGYSYVMSTNDNSGGFGQDLISPGSCLEEFRSAPIIECHGHGRCNYYDQINSFWLSIIEESEMFRKPKQQTLKADQTSKISRCAVCRKTVKIVVPSDPFPSASALLQPPRETVRRPAPPRRRQRVRNHANTRRRNAIHK comes from the exons GTATGCAATACGACAGTGTGTGATTGTAAAGGACAAAAAGGTCGTCGAGGAGATGTTGGTCCGAGTGGATTTCCTGGCGTTGAAGGTCAACCTGGTGATATAGGTCTCGATGGGCCCATGGGACCGAGAGGTGATTATGGTGATGGTGGTGAATTTGGAGCTCAGGGTGAAAAAGGATTTCGG GGAGATTCTGGTCGACGTGGAGAGCACGGAATGCCTGGTATGCCTGGTAGTCCTGGCGGTTCTGGATTAAGAGGAATTCCAGGTTTAGATGGCTGCAATGGAACGAAAGGCTCTGATGGGCCACATGGAATTCCAGGACGACCAGGTGAACGTGGTTTGCCTGGTGAATCAGGACCACAAGGACCTCGTGGTGATGCCGGCGACGGAGGAATCAACTCAAAAGGAAACAAGGGATCGCGAGGAGAACCAGGACTAGATGGACTTTCTG GTCAAGGAGGTCATGATGGATTAGCTGGTCCGAAAGGTTATGAAGGCATACCTGGACAGCCT ggATATCCTGGTGAGCCAGGTTATCAAGGTGAACGAGGAGAAGATGCCGAACAAGTACCAATTTTATTAGCAAAAGGTGTCAAAGGTGCACCAGGTCCTAGAGGAACGAAAGGAGAAGCTTATGATGGTATGCTTATCGAAAATCCTCCTGAAGTAACCATAAAAGGTATAGCCGGCGAAAAGGGAGATCGTGGTTTGCCTGGAGACAAAGGCTTTCCTGGAGATTTAGGATACGATGGTTTGAAAGGAGAACGAGGTTTCCGAGGATATAAGGGTGATGAAGGAGACGCTGGAGATCGTGGTAAAACTGGTAAAGAAGGATTACCTGGACCGAGTGGTGAGAAAGGATCAAAGGGTGCACCTGGCTTCGCTGGACTTGATGGAGCTGATGGAGAAAAAGGCGAACGTGGAGAATTAGGTTATGATGGTGTACCTGGTATTCAAGGCATTCCGG GTTTACCCGGCTTATACGATCCTAGTTTGGACGAAATAAGTGTTGGGCCAATCGGATCTCAAGGTGACGTAGGAGAAATCGGTGACAGAGGAATGAACGGTGTACCAGGACAACCTGGTCGAAGAGGCGCAATGGGTTTGCCTGGACCACCTGGAGATCCTGGATTGGATGGAAGGCCTGGACGGAAGGGTACATCAGTTCATGGTCAAGTTGGAGATCAAGGTGAAACTGGACCACCCGGCCAAATTGGTACCCCAGGCTTTCCCGGACCAATCGGCAGAAAAGGACAAATGGGTTTCCCTGGTTCAAGCCTAAGTGGACCAAAGG GTTTCGGTGGATCACCTGGTCGGCCTGGAGCTAATGCATTTGCTGGCGATCGCGGTGAAGCTGGCTTGCCAGGAGACAAAGGCTTACCTGGAATCGGTTTTAATATAACTGGTCCACCAGGTCCTGACGGTTTACCAGGTCGACGTGGCGCACCTGGAAATCCTGGATACGATGGTCTCTATGGTATTAAAGGTGACAAAGGTTTTCGCGGAGATGACTGTGGTATATGCCCCGCCGGCCAAAGAGGATTGAAAGGTGATGCTGGAGTTATGGGAAGAATGGGACTAGATGGAATCCCTGGAATGAGAGGACGTCCTGGACCGAGAGGAATTAAAGGTGCAATGGGACAGATTGGTAGATCTGGTGATAAAGGAATGCCAG GTCGTCCTGGAGCAGATGGTGAACCGGGAAGAGAAGGACGTAAAGGATTGAAGGGTATAATAGAATATTCAGGGAAGCGTATCGAGCCAGAACGCGGCGACTATGGTGACGAAGGCTGGCCTGGAGTGCAAGGAGCCGATGGAGATGTTGGACCCGACGGTTTTCCTGGATTTGCTGGAGAAATTGGTGAAAAAGGAGATGCAGGAGCTGATGGACTAACTGGATTACCTGGACGAGATGGAGCACCAGGAAGAGATGGTCGCCCTGGACGTCCTGGTGAAGACGCACGAACTCCGAAATATTTATTAGCAGGAGAAAGAGGTCTTGATGGATTAca TGGCGCGACAGGCGAACCTGGTTCTAAAGGCACAAAGGGACAGAGAGGAGAACCCAGTGCTCCACGACAGTATGACTTAAGAGGAGCAAAAGGAGATAAAGGAGAAGTGGGACCAATAGGCTTGCAGGGATATCCAGGCCAGCATGGACCGGTTGGTGCTGTTGGTTTTCCTGGACCGTATGGTGAACCAGGTCCAGCAGGAATATCAATTGCTGGACCAGAAGGATTCAAAGGCTATCCAg GTATTATGGGAGATCATGGACCAACAGGAGCGTCAGGTGAAGACGGTATCGATGGAATTGAGGGTACAGATGGTTTGTCAGGTCTGAAAGGACAACGCGGTGAACCCGGAAGATCGATTTTACCTGGTGAAATGGGAATTGACGGTGATGTTGGTCTAGCTGGATTACCAGGTGACAAAGGTTATCCTGGACAGTATGGCAATCGTGGTAGATCAGGTGCAAGAGGAGGGAAAGGAGAACTTGGATCACAAGGTCCAGATGGACTCATTGGCATTAAAGGAAGAAAAGGTGCGCGAGGAGATATCCTCTATGGTGATGTAGGTGAACCAGGACCACCTGGTGCAGATGGAAGAGTAGCACCTTGGGGactaaaaggaaaaaaaggtGACGATGGATGGCCCGGTATGATTGGTGCTCCTGGAATCAAGGGAGACATTGGATTCCCTGGTAATGCAGGTCTACAAGGTGATATGGGTGAAGCAGGAAATCTTGGCGAGCCTGGATTGCAAGGATACCGAGGACCAGATGGTGAACCAGGACCGCAAGGTGACTTTGGATTCCCTGGAAGACCAGGAAGAAGAGGTTTCAACG GACCTGTTGGTGTTCCTGGTTTAAAGGGTGAACGTGGTGATGCTGGCCTTCCAGGTTTATCCGGAAGACCAGGACGTGATGGAAGGAAAGGAGATCGTGGAGACTTTGGATATTTCGGACTTATTGGCGAAAAGGGAGAAGCGTCATTTAGTGGAGCTAAAGGTGAAGTTGGTGAATCTGGGCGAGTTGGAATGCCAG GTGATTTCGGCGACCAAGGTTTCCCAGGAATAAAAGGAAAACGAGGTGCTCCTGGTCCGGACGGTGAAAATGGTTTAATTGGTGAAGCTGGACTGCAAGGAGACAAAGGTTCTCCAGGTTTACCAGGATCTATTGCATTGGTGTATGTGCCACAAGGAGAGAAAGGTGACGAAGGAGCCATTGGACTGCCAGGCGCACGTGGTGAGCCTGGAAGACAAGGTGCAAGAGGAATACCAGGCAAACAAGGTGCTCCTGGAGATTTCGGACCACAAGGTGACTTCGGAGAGGACGGATTGAACGGACTAGTTGGAGTGCAAGGCGACAAAGGTTTGAGAGGTTTACGTGGACTCGCAAGCGCTTTTGCAGAAGCTGGAGAAGCTGGTACGCCTGGCTTTGATGGTTTTCCGGGACAACAGGGAATACAAGGTCCTAAAGGTGCTCCAGGAGATTACGGTGATGATGGACAGCCTGGAATGATTGGCTTACCAG gTACTAGTTCGGATGGAATCAAAGGACAGCGAGGTGATGAAGGCTTACAAGGCCCACCAGGAAGATCTGGCTTGACAGGATTACCAGGTCCAATGGGTTTAAGAGGAGAAATTGGATTCAAAGGAGAGCAGGGCTATAGTGGACCTTCCATCAAAGGAGAAAGAGGTGATGAAGGTTTCGAAGGACAAATTGGCAAAAGCGGTGAAGACGGATTGTTCGGATTGGAAGGTGACAGAGGATTGCCAGGTTTCACTGGTCCACGTGGGCCTATTGGACCAAAAG GCCTCCAAGGTGATCAGGGTTGGCATGGAATCGATGGTGTCGACGGTGTTAAAGGCATTAAAGGAGAACGTGGCTATACACGACCATACGAATTAGCTCCAAGAGGCGAGCCTGGATTCGATGGCATTCCTGGTTTGAAAGGAATGCAAGGAGATGAAGGACCAGCCGGATATCCTGGTAGAATTGGTATTACTGGATTGCAAGGCTATCAAGGCGAGGTCGGTGAGATCGGGCTCGATGGACTGGAAGGTATTAAAGGAGAAAGAGGCTATCCAGGACCACCTGGACAGCCAGGACTTCATGGATATCGTGGACCGAAAGGCTTCCGAGGTGACGATGCGCCATCACCACCACAAGCCAAAAGTCGAGGTTTCATATTCACCAGGCATTCACAGTCAGTCAACATACCTGACTGTCCAATAAATACTAACAAATTGTGGGAAGGTTATTCGATGGCTAGTGTTATTGGTGCGAGTAGAACTGTAGGTCAAGATCTGGGTCAGGCTGGATCATGTATGCTCAAATTCTCAACAATGCCATTTATGTTCTGCGATATTGGCAACGTATGCAGTTATGCCGAGAACAATGACGACAGTTTGTGGTTGTCCACACCGGAGCCAATGCCGATGTCAATGACTCCTATCGATGCACGGGAAATGAATCGATATATATCGAG ATGTTCCGTTTGTGAGACAAACACTCGAATCATTGCAATTCACAGCCAGAGTATGACTATACCGGATTGTCCAAGTGGATGGGAAGAAATGTGGATCGGTTACAGTTACGTTATG TCTACCAACGACAACAGTGGTGGATTCGGTCAGGATCTGATTTCACCGGGATCATGTCTCGAAGAATTCCGTTCCGCTCCGATCATCGAATGTCACGGACATGGCCGATGCAATTATTACGATCAAATAAACTCGTTCTGGTTATCGATAATCGAAGAAAGTGAAATGTTCCGTAAACCAAAGCAGCAAACGCTAAAAGCCGATCAAACTAGTAAAATTAGCAG ATGTGCTGTGTGCCGTAAAACGGTAAAAATAGTGGTACCAAGTGATCCATTCCCCAGTGCATCGGCATTATTACAACCGCCGAGGGAAACAGTTCGTCGACCAGCACCACCGCGACGACGTCAACGTGTTCGAAATCATGCAAATACACGACGACGCAATGCgatacacaaataa
- the LOC119077071 gene encoding collagen alpha-5(IV) chain isoform X1: MRISAGLLGLGKQTPARKVIILGTVIVLLSLINRSDGKVCNTTVCDCKGQKGRRGDVGPSGFPGVEGQPGDIGLDGPMGPRGDYGDGGEFGAQGEKGFRGDSGRRGEHGMPGMPGSPGGSGLRGIPGLDGCNGTKGSDGPHGIPGRPGERGLPGESGPQGPRGDAGDGGINSKGNKGSRGEPGLDGLSGQGGHDGLAGPKGYEGIPGQPGYPGEPGYQGERGEDAEQVPILLAKGVKGAPGPRGTKGEAYDGMLIENPPEVTIKGIAGEKGDRGLPGDKGFPGDLGYDGLKGERGFRGYKGDEGDAGDRGKTGKEGLPGPSGEKGSKGAPGFAGLDGADGEKGERGELGYDGVPGIQGIPGLPGLYDPSLDEISVGPIGSQGDVGEIGDRGMNGVPGQPGRRGAMGLPGPPGDPGLDGRPGRKGTSVHGQVGDQGETGPPGQIGTPGFPGPIGRKGQMGFPGSSLSGPKGFGGSPGRPGANAFAGDRGEAGLPGDKGLPGIGFNITGPPGPDGLPGRRGAPGNPGYDGLYGIKGDKGFRGDDCGICPAGQRGLKGDAGVMGRMGLDGIPGMRGRPGPRGIKGAMGQIGRSGDKGMPGRPGADGEPGREGRKGLKGIIEYSGKRIEPERGDYGDEGWPGVQGADGDVGPDGFPGFAGEIGEKGDAGADGLTGLPGRDGAPGRDGRPGRPGEDARTPKYLLAGERGLDGLHGATGEPGSKGTKGQRGEPSAPRQYDLRGAKGDKGEVGPIGLQGYPGQHGPVGAVGFPGPYGEPGPAGISIAGPEGFKGYPGIMGDHGPTGASGEDGIDGIEGTDGLSGLKGQRGEPGRSILPGEMGIDGDVGLAGLPGDKGYPGQYGNRGRSGARGGKGELGSQGPDGLIGIKGRKGARGDILYGDVGEPGPPGADGRVAPWGLKGKKGDDGWPGMIGAPGIKGDIGFPGNAGLQGDMGEAGNLGEPGLQGYRGPDGEPGPQGDFGFPGRPGRRGFNGPVGVPGLKGERGDAGLPGLSGRPGRDGRKGDRGDFGYFGLIGEKGEASFSGAKGEVGESGRVGMPGFNGAPGKLGPKGEEGEAGNVIDGGPGLKGQPGVPGRYGFDGRNGSRGERGDVGEFGIVGEPGDIGMIGSPGFNGRSGIPGAPGQSGPRGEPGSFGLTGDFGDQGFPGIKGKRGAPGPDGENGLIGEAGLQGDKGSPGLPGSIALVYVPQGEKGDEGAIGLPGARGEPGRQGARGIPGKQGAPGDFGPQGDFGEDGLNGLVGVQGDKGLRGLRGLASAFAEAGEAGTPGFDGFPGQQGIQGPKGAPGDYGDDGQPGMIGLPGTSSDGIKGQRGDEGLQGPPGRSGLTGLPGPMGLRGEIGFKGEQGYSGPSIKGERGDEGFEGQIGKSGEDGLFGLEGDRGLPGFTGPRGPIGPKGLQGDQGWHGIDGVDGVKGIKGERGYTRPYELAPRGEPGFDGIPGLKGMQGDEGPAGYPGRIGITGLQGYQGEVGEIGLDGLEGIKGERGYPGPPGQPGLHGYRGPKGFRGDDAPSPPQAKSRGFIFTRHSQSVNIPDCPINTNKLWEGYSMASVIGASRTVGQDLGQAGSCMLKFSTMPFMFCDIGNVCSYAENNDDSLWLSTPEPMPMSMTPIDAREMNRYISRCSVCETNTRIIAIHSQSMTIPDCPSGWEEMWIGYSYVMSTNDNSGGFGQDLISPGSCLEEFRSAPIIECHGHGRCNYYDQINSFWLSIIEESEMFRKPKQQTLKADQTSKISRCAVCRKTVKIVVPSDPFPSASALLQPPRETVRRPAPPRRRQRVRNHANTRRRNAIHK, encoded by the exons GTATGCAATACGACAGTGTGTGATTGTAAAGGACAAAAAGGTCGTCGAGGAGATGTTGGTCCGAGTGGATTTCCTGGCGTTGAAGGTCAACCTGGTGATATAGGTCTCGATGGGCCCATGGGACCGAGAGGTGATTATGGTGATGGTGGTGAATTTGGAGCTCAGGGTGAAAAAGGATTTCGG GGAGATTCTGGTCGACGTGGAGAGCACGGAATGCCTGGTATGCCTGGTAGTCCTGGCGGTTCTGGATTAAGAGGAATTCCAGGTTTAGATGGCTGCAATGGAACGAAAGGCTCTGATGGGCCACATGGAATTCCAGGACGACCAGGTGAACGTGGTTTGCCTGGTGAATCAGGACCACAAGGACCTCGTGGTGATGCCGGCGACGGAGGAATCAACTCAAAAGGAAACAAGGGATCGCGAGGAGAACCAGGACTAGATGGACTTTCTG GTCAAGGAGGTCATGATGGATTAGCTGGTCCGAAAGGTTATGAAGGCATACCTGGACAGCCT ggATATCCTGGTGAGCCAGGTTATCAAGGTGAACGAGGAGAAGATGCCGAACAAGTACCAATTTTATTAGCAAAAGGTGTCAAAGGTGCACCAGGTCCTAGAGGAACGAAAGGAGAAGCTTATGATGGTATGCTTATCGAAAATCCTCCTGAAGTAACCATAAAAGGTATAGCCGGCGAAAAGGGAGATCGTGGTTTGCCTGGAGACAAAGGCTTTCCTGGAGATTTAGGATACGATGGTTTGAAAGGAGAACGAGGTTTCCGAGGATATAAGGGTGATGAAGGAGACGCTGGAGATCGTGGTAAAACTGGTAAAGAAGGATTACCTGGACCGAGTGGTGAGAAAGGATCAAAGGGTGCACCTGGCTTCGCTGGACTTGATGGAGCTGATGGAGAAAAAGGCGAACGTGGAGAATTAGGTTATGATGGTGTACCTGGTATTCAAGGCATTCCGG GTTTACCCGGCTTATACGATCCTAGTTTGGACGAAATAAGTGTTGGGCCAATCGGATCTCAAGGTGACGTAGGAGAAATCGGTGACAGAGGAATGAACGGTGTACCAGGACAACCTGGTCGAAGAGGCGCAATGGGTTTGCCTGGACCACCTGGAGATCCTGGATTGGATGGAAGGCCTGGACGGAAGGGTACATCAGTTCATGGTCAAGTTGGAGATCAAGGTGAAACTGGACCACCCGGCCAAATTGGTACCCCAGGCTTTCCCGGACCAATCGGCAGAAAAGGACAAATGGGTTTCCCTGGTTCAAGCCTAAGTGGACCAAAGG GTTTCGGTGGATCACCTGGTCGGCCTGGAGCTAATGCATTTGCTGGCGATCGCGGTGAAGCTGGCTTGCCAGGAGACAAAGGCTTACCTGGAATCGGTTTTAATATAACTGGTCCACCAGGTCCTGACGGTTTACCAGGTCGACGTGGCGCACCTGGAAATCCTGGATACGATGGTCTCTATGGTATTAAAGGTGACAAAGGTTTTCGCGGAGATGACTGTGGTATATGCCCCGCCGGCCAAAGAGGATTGAAAGGTGATGCTGGAGTTATGGGAAGAATGGGACTAGATGGAATCCCTGGAATGAGAGGACGTCCTGGACCGAGAGGAATTAAAGGTGCAATGGGACAGATTGGTAGATCTGGTGATAAAGGAATGCCAG GTCGTCCTGGAGCAGATGGTGAACCGGGAAGAGAAGGACGTAAAGGATTGAAGGGTATAATAGAATATTCAGGGAAGCGTATCGAGCCAGAACGCGGCGACTATGGTGACGAAGGCTGGCCTGGAGTGCAAGGAGCCGATGGAGATGTTGGACCCGACGGTTTTCCTGGATTTGCTGGAGAAATTGGTGAAAAAGGAGATGCAGGAGCTGATGGACTAACTGGATTACCTGGACGAGATGGAGCACCAGGAAGAGATGGTCGCCCTGGACGTCCTGGTGAAGACGCACGAACTCCGAAATATTTATTAGCAGGAGAAAGAGGTCTTGATGGATTAca TGGCGCGACAGGCGAACCTGGTTCTAAAGGCACAAAGGGACAGAGAGGAGAACCCAGTGCTCCACGACAGTATGACTTAAGAGGAGCAAAAGGAGATAAAGGAGAAGTGGGACCAATAGGCTTGCAGGGATATCCAGGCCAGCATGGACCGGTTGGTGCTGTTGGTTTTCCTGGACCGTATGGTGAACCAGGTCCAGCAGGAATATCAATTGCTGGACCAGAAGGATTCAAAGGCTATCCAg GTATTATGGGAGATCATGGACCAACAGGAGCGTCAGGTGAAGACGGTATCGATGGAATTGAGGGTACAGATGGTTTGTCAGGTCTGAAAGGACAACGCGGTGAACCCGGAAGATCGATTTTACCTGGTGAAATGGGAATTGACGGTGATGTTGGTCTAGCTGGATTACCAGGTGACAAAGGTTATCCTGGACAGTATGGCAATCGTGGTAGATCAGGTGCAAGAGGAGGGAAAGGAGAACTTGGATCACAAGGTCCAGATGGACTCATTGGCATTAAAGGAAGAAAAGGTGCGCGAGGAGATATCCTCTATGGTGATGTAGGTGAACCAGGACCACCTGGTGCAGATGGAAGAGTAGCACCTTGGGGactaaaaggaaaaaaaggtGACGATGGATGGCCCGGTATGATTGGTGCTCCTGGAATCAAGGGAGACATTGGATTCCCTGGTAATGCAGGTCTACAAGGTGATATGGGTGAAGCAGGAAATCTTGGCGAGCCTGGATTGCAAGGATACCGAGGACCAGATGGTGAACCAGGACCGCAAGGTGACTTTGGATTCCCTGGAAGACCAGGAAGAAGAGGTTTCAACG GACCTGTTGGTGTTCCTGGTTTAAAGGGTGAACGTGGTGATGCTGGCCTTCCAGGTTTATCCGGAAGACCAGGACGTGATGGAAGGAAAGGAGATCGTGGAGACTTTGGATATTTCGGACTTATTGGCGAAAAGGGAGAAGCGTCATTTAGTGGAGCTAAAGGTGAAGTTGGTGAATCTGGGCGAGTTGGAATGCCAGGTTTTAATGGAGCTCCAGGAAAACTTGGTCCAAAAGGTGAAGAAGGAGAAGCGGGAAATGTCATAGATGGTGGTCCAGGCTTGAAAGGTCAACCAGGTGTTCCGGGCAGATACGGTTTCGATGGTAGAAACGGATCCAGAGGCGAACGTGGAGATGTTGGTGAATTTGGTATCGTTGGTGAGCCTGGAGATATCGGAATGATAGGCTCGCCTGGATTCAACGGACGAAGTGGAATTCCTGGAGCACCAGGCCAGTCAGGCCCAAGAGGTGAACCAGGATCATTTGGACTTACAG GTGATTTCGGCGACCAAGGTTTCCCAGGAATAAAAGGAAAACGAGGTGCTCCTGGTCCGGACGGTGAAAATGGTTTAATTGGTGAAGCTGGACTGCAAGGAGACAAAGGTTCTCCAGGTTTACCAGGATCTATTGCATTGGTGTATGTGCCACAAGGAGAGAAAGGTGACGAAGGAGCCATTGGACTGCCAGGCGCACGTGGTGAGCCTGGAAGACAAGGTGCAAGAGGAATACCAGGCAAACAAGGTGCTCCTGGAGATTTCGGACCACAAGGTGACTTCGGAGAGGACGGATTGAACGGACTAGTTGGAGTGCAAGGCGACAAAGGTTTGAGAGGTTTACGTGGACTCGCAAGCGCTTTTGCAGAAGCTGGAGAAGCTGGTACGCCTGGCTTTGATGGTTTTCCGGGACAACAGGGAATACAAGGTCCTAAAGGTGCTCCAGGAGATTACGGTGATGATGGACAGCCTGGAATGATTGGCTTACCAG gTACTAGTTCGGATGGAATCAAAGGACAGCGAGGTGATGAAGGCTTACAAGGCCCACCAGGAAGATCTGGCTTGACAGGATTACCAGGTCCAATGGGTTTAAGAGGAGAAATTGGATTCAAAGGAGAGCAGGGCTATAGTGGACCTTCCATCAAAGGAGAAAGAGGTGATGAAGGTTTCGAAGGACAAATTGGCAAAAGCGGTGAAGACGGATTGTTCGGATTGGAAGGTGACAGAGGATTGCCAGGTTTCACTGGTCCACGTGGGCCTATTGGACCAAAAG GCCTCCAAGGTGATCAGGGTTGGCATGGAATCGATGGTGTCGACGGTGTTAAAGGCATTAAAGGAGAACGTGGCTATACACGACCATACGAATTAGCTCCAAGAGGCGAGCCTGGATTCGATGGCATTCCTGGTTTGAAAGGAATGCAAGGAGATGAAGGACCAGCCGGATATCCTGGTAGAATTGGTATTACTGGATTGCAAGGCTATCAAGGCGAGGTCGGTGAGATCGGGCTCGATGGACTGGAAGGTATTAAAGGAGAAAGAGGCTATCCAGGACCACCTGGACAGCCAGGACTTCATGGATATCGTGGACCGAAAGGCTTCCGAGGTGACGATGCGCCATCACCACCACAAGCCAAAAGTCGAGGTTTCATATTCACCAGGCATTCACAGTCAGTCAACATACCTGACTGTCCAATAAATACTAACAAATTGTGGGAAGGTTATTCGATGGCTAGTGTTATTGGTGCGAGTAGAACTGTAGGTCAAGATCTGGGTCAGGCTGGATCATGTATGCTCAAATTCTCAACAATGCCATTTATGTTCTGCGATATTGGCAACGTATGCAGTTATGCCGAGAACAATGACGACAGTTTGTGGTTGTCCACACCGGAGCCAATGCCGATGTCAATGACTCCTATCGATGCACGGGAAATGAATCGATATATATCGAG ATGTTCCGTTTGTGAGACAAACACTCGAATCATTGCAATTCACAGCCAGAGTATGACTATACCGGATTGTCCAAGTGGATGGGAAGAAATGTGGATCGGTTACAGTTACGTTATG TCTACCAACGACAACAGTGGTGGATTCGGTCAGGATCTGATTTCACCGGGATCATGTCTCGAAGAATTCCGTTCCGCTCCGATCATCGAATGTCACGGACATGGCCGATGCAATTATTACGATCAAATAAACTCGTTCTGGTTATCGATAATCGAAGAAAGTGAAATGTTCCGTAAACCAAAGCAGCAAACGCTAAAAGCCGATCAAACTAGTAAAATTAGCAG ATGTGCTGTGTGCCGTAAAACGGTAAAAATAGTGGTACCAAGTGATCCATTCCCCAGTGCATCGGCATTATTACAACCGCCGAGGGAAACAGTTCGTCGACCAGCACCACCGCGACGACGTCAACGTGTTCGAAATCATGCAAATACACGACGACGCAATGCgatacacaaataa